From Streptomyces sp. SCSIO 75703:
CCGGTGTCGGAGGACGCCGCGGATGCGGGGGTGCGGAGCGGCGGTGTGCGGTTGTACGTGCCGGGGGCCCGGCTGGTGTCCACACGGCAGGTGGCCGCTGTGGCGGAGGCCGTGGGGCATACGGTCGCGGCACGCGGGATGTGCTGTGTGTACGGGGACACGGGCCTGGGGAAGACGGTCGCCGTCGAGCAGGCTTTGCATCTTCTGCCCGGCCGGGTGCCGGTGTGGCGGGCGGTGGCCGGCGTGGCACCCGGTCTGCCGCAGCTGCGGGCCTCGCTGTGTGAAGCGCTCGGGCTGCCGTCGGGGGCGCTGCCGCACCGGGCCGGGCCGGCCAGCCGGGCTCTGACGCGGGCACTGGCCGAGCCGGGTGTGCTGTTTCTCGATGACGCCCAGCGGCTGACGCCGCCACTGCTGGATTACCTGCGGCAGGTGTGGGACGCGCCGGGCTGTGCGGCGGCGCTGGTGCTGTGTGGGGCGGGAAGCGAGCGGGCCCTCGCCCGTGCTTCGGCGCTGCGCTCACGAGTGCTGACCTGGCATCAGGTCGGCCGGCTTGAGCCGTCTCAAGTACCGCAGACGCTGACGCTTTTCCATCCCGTGTGGGCGGAGGTGGACCCGGACGACCTTGCGCGGGCGGATGAGCAGATGGCGCGCGGCAATTTCCGCACGTGGGCGAAGATCACGTCGCATGTCTACGCAGCCCGCGAACGCGGCCCCGCAAGGCCTGTGGACCGGGAGCTGATCGAGCAGGCCTGCGCGCGTCTTGGCCCTTACCCGTGACCGTCCGCGCTGCTCGGAGGGCTCGTGTAGGAGGGCCTTCATCTGTTCCGAGACGAGGTGAACGAAGGCGCGCTCCATGAAAGTGGAAGAGGCGGAGGGGCACGGCGTGAACGGGCAGCCGATGGCGCCGCCGGAGGATCCGGCCGGTGTTTTGGGGGAGGAGTCGTTGACGGCGTTGCGGGCGCTGGCGGTGCGTCGTCTGCTGGCGCTGCGCGCCGAGCGGCGGCTCTCGCGGGAGCATGTGCGCCTGGCCGGGGAGTGCCTGGGCGTGTCGGAGCGCACGGTGTGGCGGTGGCTGGCTGAGGCCTCCCGGTCGCCCCAGGACGCGATCCGCCCCGGGGAACGCAGCGGTGAGCGGTTCGAGATCACCAGGGAGATCCGGGTGCTGCTGGCGTACTGGCACGGCAATGCTTCCGCGGTCCACCGACAGTTGGTGGCCCGGGCCCAGACCGGCGGCCGTGACGGTCAGCCGACGACGGCATCTGAATCCGCGGCTTCTCCCGCGGGCGCCCCGCCGGCTGCGGTGCCGTTGCTGGACCCAGTGCCGTCGCTATCGACGTTCCTGCGCGCGGTGCGTCGTGATCTCACCGCGGGGGAGCGGGCCGGTCTTGCCGCGGGACCGGACGCGGCCCGCGCGCACGACGTCTTCGGCAAACGGGCGGCCTCCTGGCGCAATCACGTGTGGGAGACCGATCACGTCCAGGCACCGCTGCTGGTCGATGCCGACGGCGACCTGGTGCGCCCCTGGGTGACGTGGTTCATCGACACCGCCACCAAAGTGATCACCGGCACCGCGGTCACTCCTGGCGTTCCTTCCCGTGCCTCCGTGCTGGCCGCGCTGCGTGCCGCTGTTTTGCGTGATGATCCCTACGGCCCCGCGGGAGGGACACCGGAGCAGGTGCGGGTGGACCGGGGCAAGGACTTCCTGTCGACCACCGTCACCGCCGCGTTCGGCACGATGGGCGTGACGGTGAAGGACCTTCCCGCTTACAGCCCTCACCTCAAGGGCACGGTGGAGAACCTCAACCGGGCCGTTGACCGGATGCTGTTCGCGGCCCTGCCCGGCTACACCCTCACCCCCACCAAGCCCCGCTCCGGCCGACGACACAAAGGCGTGGGCAAGCCGGAGACGTCCGGTGCCATGTCGTTTCAGGACTTCACCGCGGAGGTGCTGGCCTGGACCCACTGGTGGAACACCGAGCACCGGCCCCAGGCGCTGTCCGGCCGCACGCCGCTTGAGGCATGGCAGGCCGATCCGACTCCCGTCACCGATGTCCCCGCGGCCGACCTGTGGACGTTCACCCTGGAGGACGACGGCCGCCCGCGGAAGCTGACCAGCCACGGCGTGCGGTGGCGCGGGCGCACCTACATCGCCCCCTGGATGACCGGCCAGGCCGGCCGTACCGTCACCGTGCGCTACATGCCGCACCACGATCACGAGATCGACATCTGTGACGCGAGCGGCAAGTATCTCGGGCCCGCGCACCTCGCGGACGCGGCCACCCCCGAACAACTCAAGGCCCTGCGCACAGCCCGTGCGGAGCGTGCCCGACGTCTGCGCGCCGAGGTGAAAGCCGCCGAGACGCTGCGCCGACAGCGCTTCGCCCCGGCCACCACGGCAGGGCCGGCCCAACGGCTGGGAGCCCTCACCGCCGCTCAAGCCGGGCACGAACTGGCCGCCATCGAGCACAACGACGCCTCGAAGCTGGCGCTGCCGGACCTCATCCCGCCCGCCGCGCCCCCGGTCGATTGGCGCACCCCTGCTTCCCTGGCCGCGCTGACCACGCCAGGCCCGCCCGTCCCGCACCCGTCCGGCCGTGATGGCGCTTCCGCCCCGGACGGCCGCGACGGGCGGGCCGCGCCTCCCACCACCGACGACGACGGAGACGCCTCGTGACCGCGGCCACCTACCAGTACGTCGACCTGCCCGATGCGTCCGTGGTCACCACCCGTGCCCTGCTCACCGCCCGGGAGAACATCACCGACACCGTCGCCGCCCGCGCCATGATGTGCATCCACGGCGGCGCCGGCTTCGGCAAGACCCTCGCCGTCAACACCTGCCTGCGCGGACTCGAACCCGGCGAGGATGTCCGCAAGATCACCTTCCGGGCCCGTCCCACCGCCCGAGCGGTGCGCTATGAGCTGTTCGCCGCACTCGATCTGGCCGGTGAACCGCCGCGCCACCCCAGTGAATTCGACCGCCTGCTGAAGACTGCCCTGGCTGAGCGCCCCCGCACCTTCCTAGGGCCTGTTCTGAGTTGAGATCACGGGATCGGTCATTCCTGCCCCAGGTGGGTACTGGCTGCGGTAGACCGGTCGCGTGACTCGTGGTGACCTGACCGATGCCGAGTGGGAGTTGATCGAGCCGCACCTGCCGCTGGGGGCGTTCGGGCCGATCCCTGACCTGCGCGGCTACTTCAACGCGGTGATGTGGCGGTTCCGAACCGGCAGCCCCTGGCGGGATGTGCCGGAGAGCTACGGCTCCTGGTCGATGATCTACGACCGGTTCCGGATGTGGGCGCGTGACGAGGTCTTCCAGACCCTCATGGACGCGATGATCGCCGAGGCGGCGGCCCGCGACGATGTCGATCTCAGCCTGGTCAGCGTGGACTCGACCGTTGCCCGCGCGCATCACCACGCGGCGGGCATGGTCGTGGACCCGGAGCTCCTTGAGGACCTGGAGAAGGCCGTGGCGGAGGAAAAGGGGCTGCGGCAAAGGGGCAAAACGACCCCATGGGCGAGGGGTCCGCAGTCGGGGAGGACCCCGAGCGGGAACAGCGCCGCGCCGTGCGCCGACGCCGCAGGGCCCGGCTGCGGGCCGCTGAACTGGGCCGCTCCCGGGGCGGGCTCACCAGCAAGGTCCACCTCGCCGTCGAGCGGCGCTGCCGTCCGCTGTCCATCGTCCTGACCCCCGGACAGGCCGCGGACAGCCCGCGCTTCATCCCCGCCCTGAAGGAGATCAAGGTGCGTGGTCCCGTCGGCCGCCCCAGGACCCGGCCGGACGCAGTGGCCGGCGACAAGGCGTACTCCTCCCGCGCCAACCGCGCCCACCTGCGCAGACGCAATATCAAGGTGGTGATCTGAGGTTCCCCCGTTGCTCGGGAGGGGCTGATCAGCTGGTCAGAGCGGGTTGGCGGGGTTTCAGGTTCGCTCGTTCGGACGCTGCCTGCTCGGCGTAGTGCTTCTCTTCGAACTCGACGGGGCTGAGGTAGCCGAGGCGTTTCTGGATGCGCCGACTGTTGTAGAACCCGTCGATGTACTCGAAGAGCGCGAGGTTCGCCTCGGCCCGGGTGGCGAAGGTGCGGCCGCGGAGGCCCTCGGTCTTGATGAGCATCCAGAGGTTCTCCGCGAGGGCGTTGTCGTACGAGTCCCCGACGGAGCCCATGGATGCCTCAATTCCTGCCCGCACCAAGCGTGTTGTGAGCTTCACGGACGTGTACTGACAGCCGTGGTCCGCATGGTGAATCAGCTGGCCGGGTTCGACCTCCCGGGACGCGAGGGCGTACTCGAGGGTGGCCAGCACGAGGTCGGCGTCCGCGTGGGCGGAGGCCTCCCAGGCCACCACCCGGCGGGAGAACGCGTCCCTGATCGCCGACAGCCACAAGGGCCCCTCAAGGGTCGAGATCATGGTGAGGTCGGTGACCCACAGCCGGTTCGGCCTGTCGGCGGTGAAGTCGCGCCTGACCAAATCCGGGGCGAGGTCGGCGTCCCGGTCGCGGCGGGTGAAGCCCTTGCCCGTCCGGCGGGGACTGATCCCGGCGAGGCCGGCTTCGCGCATGAGCCGTTCAACTCGTTTGCGGCCGACGTGGACGCCTTCGCGTTTCAGGACAGCGTGCACGCGGGGCGAGCCGTAGATTCCGCCGGAGTCGGTGTGGATCTGCTGGATCTGCCTGGTCAGCTCGGTGTCCCGGCGGTGCCGTTCGCACGGCTCCTTCTTCGCCCGGCGCCAGCGGTAGTAGGTGGAGGAGGGGATGTGCAGTTCCCGGAGGGTGGGCTCGATCTCCAGGTTCTCGTGCTCGTCGAGGAGCGCGGTCACCTGGGCCGGGTCGGGTCGAGCTGTGCCGCGAAAAAAGCCGAGGCCGTCCGCAGGATCTCGTTCGACCGCTTGAGCTGGGTGTTCTCCTTGCGCAGCGCGGTCAGCTCGGCGCGTTCGTCGCTGGTGAGCAGGTCGTCGCGTTCGCCGGCGTCGGCCTCGGCCTGGCGGATCCAGCCGCGCAGGGCCTCGTGATGGACACCGAGTTCCTCGGCCATGCGGCGGATCACGGGCTTCGGCTCCGCGGTGCGGTACATCCGCACCGCGCGCTCACGCAACTCCAGTGGGTATTTCCTCGGGGCAGGCATCAGCAGGGCTCCTCTCTGTGAGTCCTACCTGACCTGCTGTCACCATTCTCCGCATCTCGGGGGAACCTCAATCCCGGAGAAGGCCGACCAGGCCGCCCACCGCAAGAGAAAGGGACGCTCCGGCGGCCGCCCGGTCAGCCACGACGCCACGCTCTACAAAGATCGCAACACCGTCGAGCGCGGCATCAACAAGTTCAAGGAGTGGCGGGGGCTGGCCACCCGCTACGACAAAACGCCCGAGAGCTATGCCGCCGGGCTCCACCTGCGCGGATCCATCCTCTGGTTACGCAGCCTGCCAGCCCTCCCGTGATCTCAACTCAGAACAGGCCCTAGTTGTATTGATCACGAGCGTTGTTGACACTGCTGGATCTTGAACATGGCGAAGACCTCCGGTGTGGTGGGAGCTGTCTAGGAACTCACCGCACGGAGGTCTTCGTGCCCCACCGTAATGCCCGGCTGACCGTCTTCGGTAGAAGACTGCTGGTCGAACGTGTCTGCTCAGGCCGTCCGGTCGCTCACGTGGCCGCCGAGATGGGTATCTCCCGGGCCACGGCTCACAAATGGATCCGCAGGTGGCGGGCTGAAGGCGAGGCGGGCCTGCACGACCGGTCGAGCCGGCCTCACACGACGCCGCACCGGACCGCGGCCTCGGTCGAAACCCGCGTCTGCGACCTGCGACAGAGCCGCAAGCTCGGGCCGGCCAGGATCGGCCCGATCCTGGGCCTGCCCGCCTCGACCGTCCACCGGATCCTGACCCGCCACCGGCTCAACCGCCTGGCCTGGCTCGACCGCCCCACCGGCACGCTGATCCGCCGCTACGAACGCGAGCGTCCCGGGGAACTCATCCACGTCGACGTGAAGAAACTCGGCCGGATCCCCGACGGCGGCGGTCACAAAGCGCTGGGCCGCCAGGCCGGCCGGGCCACCCGCAACAACATGGGCTTCGACTACGTCCACTCCGCCGTCGACGACCACACCCGCCTCGCCTACAGCGAGATCCACGGCGACGAGAAGACCGCGACCTGCGCGGGCTTCCTCACCCGCGCGGCCACGTTCTTCCACAGCCAGGGCATCACCCGGATCGAGCGGGTGCTGACCGACAACGCCTGGGCCTACCGCAAGGGCCTGGCCTGGAAGGCAGTCCTGGCCGAGCTCGGCGCGACCGGCAAGCTGACCCGGGCCTACCGGCCGCAGACCAACGGCAAGGTCGAACGCTTCAACCGCACCCTGCTCGACGAATGGGCCTACCTGCGGCCCTACACCTCAAACACCGAACGGACCGAAGCCCTGGCAGACTTCCTCCACACCTACAACCACCACCGCTGCCACACCGCACTGGACGGACACCCGCCCATCAGCCGTGTCAACAACGCTGCGGGTCAATACACCTAGTGGACGAGGCCCAGTGGCTCAACGGTGAGGCGTTCGAGTACTTCCGCTACTTGTGGGACGAACCCTCCACCCAGCTCGCGATCATCTTCGTCGGCGGCGAGGGCTGCCACACCGTGCTGCGCCGCGAACCGATGCTCTCCTCCCGCATCTTCATCTGGCAGCACTTCACCCGCCTCAACCCCGACGAGGTCCTCGAGGCCATCCCCCTGTTCCACCCCATCTGGGCCGACGCCGATCCCGACGACATCACCTTCGCCGACAGCCACGCCGCACACGGCAACTTCCTCGCCTGGGCCCAGCTGACCGCCCACACCCGCACCGCCCTGGCACGCACCGGCCGCCCCCGCGTCGACCAGGAGCTGCTGCGCTGGGCCTTCAGCCGCCTTGGCTGACCACCCCACCGCCATGCCGCTCACCGTGCCGCCGCCGTCCGTCACTGTGGTCCTCGACCCGGGCGACGACGCGATCCACACGCACACCGCTCTGGCCGCCCACCATCCGCCGTCCGGCCGGATCACCCTGCACCCCGGCCCGGGAACCACCAGCGAGACCGGCCTCGCCCACGACCTTCTCGTCGCCCTGGGCAAACCGCCCCTTCTTCCGGGCCGCTTTCCCGGTGGCCGCCAGCCCGCCTGGGAAGCCGCCACTGCCTGGCTGACCGCCCTGCCCGTCACCCGGCTGACCGTCCTGCGCGCCCACCGCCTCACCGCCCGCCGCACGATGCGCCTCCTGCAGCTACAGGCCCGCACTGGTATCCACCTGACCCTGGTCTGCCACCGCCCTCACCTTCCCGCCGCTCTGCACCAGGCCCTGCGGACGGCCGACTACTCCGTCACCGCCGACTTCGAGGCTGCCCGCCGCCACTACTACGGCACGCCTATCGCCGAACCCCCGCCCGCAGACGAGCCCGCCGCGCCGGTTAGCCGGTGGCTCACCCTGTCGGCACTGGACCGCCTCGTCTCCTACGACAGCCCCCGCCCCTGCGCCGACCCGTGCACGCCACCGCCGATCGCCTGGCGGCACCGCCCACCGCCCGTGCCTCTCACCGCGCCCACCGCCCAGCGAGTCGCCCGCCGGCTGCACGCGGCCACCGCACATCCTCGCCTGGCCGCGGCCGTCGCCGCCGCGCTGTTCACCGGCGCCTCCCTCCAGCAACTCGCCACCGCACGTCCCTGCGACTACGACGACGCTGCGGCCACGCTCGCCCTGCACGACCGCGCCCGCTACACCGACGGCTGCGCCGCTCACCCCGTACCACCCTGGTCGGGCATCTTCCTGCGGGCCGCAGCCTGCTTCACCCGGCTCCTCTCCGGCGAGGATCAGGAACTGCTTGCCGCGCCAGGTGACCGTGGGCACCTGCTGCGTGTGGCGGAGACGGCCAGACTGCGCCCGCCCCAGCCGCCCGCGGCCCGCCGCAAAGGCCCGGCCGGCCGTGTGGAGTGGGAC
This genomic window contains:
- a CDS encoding ATP-binding protein; translated protein: MVVRRLLAVDGEGTLTALHVRIAAELAGVSERTVWRWLADGRRGHVEARPRQDGFSLSDALWEVLAEVGGNVAELRRRMLRAEEEGALEGWGAQCVPSLPTLHRVIKRDLGAGRVLEVVRPAGARVGLEPSRYDRALADLGLVDGASGPLVVDGPPADVPVSEDAADAGVRSGGVRLYVPGARLVSTRQVAAVAEAVGHTVAARGMCCVYGDTGLGKTVAVEQALHLLPGRVPVWRAVAGVAPGLPQLRASLCEALGLPSGALPHRAGPASRALTRALAEPGVLFLDDAQRLTPPLLDYLRQVWDAPGCAAALVLCGAGSERALARASALRSRVLTWHQVGRLEPSQVPQTLTLFHPVWAEVDPDDLARADEQMARGNFRTWAKITSHVYAARERGPARPVDRELIEQACARLGPYP
- a CDS encoding Mu transposase C-terminal domain-containing protein, which codes for MKVEEAEGHGVNGQPMAPPEDPAGVLGEESLTALRALAVRRLLALRAERRLSREHVRLAGECLGVSERTVWRWLAEASRSPQDAIRPGERSGERFEITREIRVLLAYWHGNASAVHRQLVARAQTGGRDGQPTTASESAASPAGAPPAAVPLLDPVPSLSTFLRAVRRDLTAGERAGLAAGPDAARAHDVFGKRAASWRNHVWETDHVQAPLLVDADGDLVRPWVTWFIDTATKVITGTAVTPGVPSRASVLAALRAAVLRDDPYGPAGGTPEQVRVDRGKDFLSTTVTAAFGTMGVTVKDLPAYSPHLKGTVENLNRAVDRMLFAALPGYTLTPTKPRSGRRHKGVGKPETSGAMSFQDFTAEVLAWTHWWNTEHRPQALSGRTPLEAWQADPTPVTDVPAADLWTFTLEDDGRPRKLTSHGVRWRGRTYIAPWMTGQAGRTVTVRYMPHHDHEIDICDASGKYLGPAHLADAATPEQLKALRTARAERARRLRAEVKAAETLRRQRFAPATTAGPAQRLGALTAAQAGHELAAIEHNDASKLALPDLIPPAAPPVDWRTPASLAALTTPGPPVPHPSGRDGASAPDGRDGRAAPPTTDDDGDAS
- a CDS encoding ATP-binding protein, which encodes MTAATYQYVDLPDASVVTTRALLTARENITDTVAARAMMCIHGGAGFGKTLAVNTCLRGLEPGEDVRKITFRARPTARAVRYELFAALDLAGEPPRHPSEFDRLLKTALAERPRTFLGPVLS
- a CDS encoding transposase is translated as MTRGDLTDAEWELIEPHLPLGAFGPIPDLRGYFNAVMWRFRTGSPWRDVPESYGSWSMIYDRFRMWARDEVFQTLMDAMIAEAAARDDVDLSLVSVDSTVARAHHHAAGMVVDPELLEDLEKAVAEEKGLRQRGKTTPWARGPQSGRTPSGNSAAPCADAAGPGCGPLNWAAPGAGSPARSTSPSSGAAVRCPSS
- a CDS encoding IS3 family transposase, translating into MTALLDEHENLEIEPTLRELHIPSSTYYRWRRAKKEPCERHRRDTELTRQIQQIHTDSGGIYGSPRVHAVLKREGVHVGRKRVERLMREAGLAGISPRRTGKGFTRRDRDADLAPDLVRRDFTADRPNRLWVTDLTMISTLEGPLWLSAIRDAFSRRVVAWEASAHADADLVLATLEYALASREVEPGQLIHHADHGCQYTSVKLTTRLVRAGIEASMGSVGDSYDNALAENLWMLIKTEGLRGRTFATRAEANLALFEYIDGFYNSRRIQKRLGYLSPVEFEEKHYAEQAASERANLKPRQPALTS
- a CDS encoding transposase, with protein sequence MPAPRKYPLELRERAVRMYRTAEPKPVIRRMAEELGVHHEALRGWIRQAEADAGERDDLLTSDERAELTALRKENTQLKRSNEILRTASAFFAAQLDPTRPR
- a CDS encoding IS481 family transposase; translation: MPHRNARLTVFGRRLLVERVCSGRPVAHVAAEMGISRATAHKWIRRWRAEGEAGLHDRSSRPHTTPHRTAASVETRVCDLRQSRKLGPARIGPILGLPASTVHRILTRHRLNRLAWLDRPTGTLIRRYERERPGELIHVDVKKLGRIPDGGGHKALGRQAGRATRNNMGFDYVHSAVDDHTRLAYSEIHGDEKTATCAGFLTRAATFFHSQGITRIERVLTDNAWAYRKGLAWKAVLAELGATGKLTRAYRPQTNGKVERFNRTLLDEWAYLRPYTSNTERTEALADFLHTYNHHRCHTALDGHPPISRVNNAAGQYT
- a CDS encoding ATP-binding protein, encoding MDEAQWLNGEAFEYFRYLWDEPSTQLAIIFVGGEGCHTVLRREPMLSSRIFIWQHFTRLNPDEVLEAIPLFHPIWADADPDDITFADSHAAHGNFLAWAQLTAHTRTALARTGRPRVDQELLRWAFSRLG